In one Vulgatibacter incomptus genomic region, the following are encoded:
- a CDS encoding IS3 family transposase (programmed frameshift), with amino-acid sequence MGRTPYSEAFKAKMVEKLTGPHAMSATALARQSGIAQATLSRWLLDAGRLGVKMDDRDDKSTRQWTSEEKLQVLIETASLSDDELGSYLRQRGLHKAQFDEWRATAVASLGSAAARRSVGPDAKRVRELERELRRKEKALAETAALLVLKKKVQGDLGGRGRRHGREERKMIVELLDEAVVSGARFERACEEIGLSARSVQRWRAGAEDDLRCGPLTAPRNKLSEAEQQRILALVTSPRFRDLSPAQIVPLLADEGIYVASEATIYRLLRREKLLKHRQASRPPMRRKRPEHVATGPNQVWVWDITYLRGPIRGMFFRLYTILDLWSRKVVGWAVHEVESEELAKKLFVETCRRLDVNPSGMVFHADNGAAMKGPTLQATLQVLGVVPSFSRPRVSNDNAFAEAHFRTMKYRPDFPSRPFASLTVARAWVESFVAWYNATHLHSGIRFVTPAQRHAGQDLAILEKRAGVYAAARERWPGRWSGSTRNWSRIQHVRLTPERTAAA; translated from the exons ATGGGTCGGACTCCGTACTCCGAGGCGTTCAAGGCGAAGATGGTGGAGAAGCTTACGGGGCCGCACGCGATGTCGGCGACTGCGCTTGCAAGGCAGTCCGGGATTGCCCAGGCGACGCTCTCCCGTTGGCTGCTGGATGCGGGTAGGCTCGGCGTCAAGATGGACGACCGCGACGACAAGAGCACCCGCCAGTGGACCAGCGAGGAAAAGCTGCAGGTCCTGATCGAGACAGCGAGCTTGAGTGATGACGAGCTCGGCTCGTACCTCCGCCAGAGGGGACTGCACAAAGCCCAGTTCGATGAGTGGCGCGCAACTGCCGTCGCTAGCCTTGGGAGCGCAGCAGCGCGTCGTTCTGTTGGGCCTGATGCGAAGCGGGTTCGCGAGCTCGAGCGCGAGCTCAGGCGTAAGGAGAAGGCGCTCGCGGAGACCGCCGCGCTCCTCGTCCTCAAAAAAAAAGTGCAGG GAGATCTGGGGGGACGAGGACGACGACACGGACGGGAAGAGCGGAAGATGATCGTCGAGCTCCTCGACGAGGCTGTCGTCAGCGGCGCAAGATTCGAGAGAGCCTGCGAGGAGATTGGCTTGAGCGCTCGGTCGGTGCAGCGATGGCGCGCAGGAGCCGAGGACGATCTCCGATGTGGGCCGCTGACGGCGCCGCGAAACAAGCTCAGCGAGGCCGAGCAGCAGAGGATTCTCGCGCTCGTAACCTCGCCCAGGTTCCGGGATTTGTCGCCCGCGCAGATCGTTCCGCTCCTTGCGGATGAAGGCATCTACGTCGCTTCCGAGGCGACGATCTACCGCTTGCTCCGCAGGGAAAAGCTTCTGAAGCACCGGCAGGCGTCGCGGCCTCCGATGCGTCGCAAGCGGCCTGAGCATGTCGCCACCGGGCCGAACCAGGTCTGGGTTTGGGACATCACGTATCTGCGGGGACCGATTCGCGGCATGTTCTTTCGCCTCTACACGATCCTCGATCTCTGGAGTCGGAAGGTAGTGGGCTGGGCCGTGCACGAGGTCGAGTCCGAGGAGCTTGCGAAGAAGCTCTTCGTCGAGACCTGCCGGCGTTTGGACGTCAATCCGAGCGGCATGGTGTTCCACGCCGACAACGGCGCGGCGATGAAGGGCCCGACCTTGCAGGCCACGCTTCAGGTGCTCGGCGTCGTCCCGTCGTTCAGCCGCCCCCGGGTGAGCAACGACAACGCATTCGCGGAGGCGCACTTCCGCACGATGAAGTATCGGCCTGACTTCCCGTCGAGGCCGTTCGCCTCGCTCACCGTGGCACGTGCCTGGGTCGAGAGTTTCGTCGCTTGGTACAACGCGACGCACCTCCACAGTGGAATCCGGTTTGTAACTCCCGCGCAGCGCCATGCCGGACAGGACCTCGCGATTCTCGAGAAGCGTGCTGGCGTCTATGCGGCTGCGCGCGAGCGATGGCCCGGACGCTGGAGCGGTTCTACGAGAAACTGGTCTCGCATTCAGCACGTAAGGCTCACGCCAGAGAGGACCGCGGCCGCATGA
- a CDS encoding choice-of-anchor J domain-containing protein encodes MRTLLSALSFHPVRSWALAILLAFSFAACGSGGDPGEGTGGRGGGGAGGNAGEGGSGGTAGEGGSGGTAGEGGTGGSAGQGGTGGSAGEGGSGGGDPTECHDDADCAGLAVGQCVVPLCNDGRFEGPIGSCVEVEAEVGTACDDGLFCTVGDACNEVGECVGTIPNDCGLEATDCSEVSCDELNASCSLVPVADGTSCEAGDLCEIAACEAGECVVTPKDCSAMGSACSVGSCDPVDGSCVAELVEAGTSCSTDETGQCRLATCDGAGACVTEPLDAGTSCSIPGLGQCQVAACDGDGACAAEPLPAGTSCSLGGLGQCQFAACDSAGACAPQNVDDRTACDDGNRCTVADACAAGSCIGTYDGPACLAAATYYLEGFEDCGSSGWTFAGQWECGTPASGPNRARTGTGVFATNLAGNYDDYAEFDSSIATSPSIDLGNASSPVLTFWAWVDTEGSSTLYDGFNVKIRRSGQTNFTLATAVTPPYRSSIGTPSEMAWGGYWADLGWRPYSVDLSAYAGDSIEVRFAFRSDSGTNAAGVYVDDLSITEANAAPLVVGDLALPSVLYTGRSFSAPLALGAGSSDVSWSIVEGENHGWLDVDASTGVVSGTPWSSDVGPVSITVRATSNEFPTHYAERTFSTRVVDLGSNLFYFSDFESDCSEWALSGDWECGVPSNVGPAAPYSGRNVLATGLDSNYSDNQDYDTSTATSPAIDLTQASQPRLRFWAWMKTEAGYDAFNVKVSTDGTDFTLLTGVEPPYTETIDDELAWAGDLSSNGWYPIEVDLGAYVGETITLRFAFRSDGGTSYDGVYIDDIAIVEAAADPISIVANGLPDANLGASYFAVLGKHGGSNDSLWSIIGGTNHEWLSIDPATGVLSGTPAASNEGPVQVSVRVEEESMPSNFAVADFEFEVADAPTGTYLVDDFESCSRGWTFRSDWQCGTPSGNGPTCRSGANCLVTNLTGNYHDNLAWATTTADSPTIDLSNADEPMLQFWAWVHTEGPSWDVFNVKASTDGGRTWTLLTGVTPDFDGSAGGESGWGGDRSEEGWVPYAVDLSSFAGQRILLRFAFRTDGGGNRPGIYIDDLSVVERYRDPLSILDPAELGRTFVGQPFLYNPSRTGGSTAAVWSLEDAPAWLQIDPATGALSGTASEGDLGTNAFTLRVEEPQNPENFAERSVRVEVIQLEPGQFADFDFDGTVNGWTLAGEWEWGTPSNVGPSSCHSGSGCIATRIAGEYENYASYDTSTATSPPIALTGAIEPTITFWAWVHTESGYDAFNLKVSTDGGATFALLEDVSPSYDGTVDDELSWYGDRSSLGWQRFQARLPSAYANETIQLRFAFRSDRSGTYPGVYIDDLKVEEPWFDPVAIITSYLPNGFPNLPWVGALAKSGGTDAAVWSIVSGPSWMQIDARTGVLTGTPPNLGAETVTVRVEETSRPENFAERTFTFGIFDPPTASYFEADFTAAGGWTVAGEWERGVATSGPGACRSGGECIATRLAGDYHSNASFSTSIATSPTIDLSEAVAPQVSFWGWMETESCCDGFNLKISVDGGPFNLLTAVSPAYNKTLDDQPSWSGSTAGWMRFTADLGAYAGHQIALRFAFRSDYSNEYAGIYIDDLVVQTRGLEALSIYALDLPARLPVGVPLSSRFGQDGGTASSIWTFTPLENASWLTFDPAARTVSGTPAEADAGPVSFTLRVEEPAFPSNFAEETFSFDVVSLASGVSFLEDFEGGDGWTLRGDWEIGTPSNVGPASCHSGTSCLATKLDRVATDGLSLTENYVESPLIVVPAGAPSKLTFWAWIETSNARYSWFQAQILRLGESTYRVPSAAAVSPAYVNSENNGAWGGDLSQLGWRKYSIDLSAYTGQTVQVAFMLDTSSSAGVGAYVDDVVVELASQASEPSIVEDLLADAYVGVPYTQRMTRTQGPPSVIWSIVGGSNHLWLSIDPASGVLTGTPTFGDLGPVSVVVRAEDPSDPSAGDERELVFEVSGATVYYSTGFEDSCPNGWTLTGDWECGTPSSVGPSTSFGGDQCLATKLEGNYSSSMSYATSNATSPEIDLTSAISPILHFRMWTDTEGQTWDGANLKVSGNGGSFEELTDVAPDYPFTIKDERAWGGDHTGAGWRLVQVDLSAFSGQVVQIQFGNASDGGAEYSGVYVDDLVIAEAD; translated from the coding sequence ATGCGTACGTTGTTGTCGGCCTTATCGTTTCACCCCGTTCGATCATGGGCGCTGGCGATCCTGCTCGCGTTCTCCTTCGCGGCCTGTGGCAGCGGCGGCGATCCCGGCGAAGGCACAGGCGGTAGAGGTGGCGGGGGAGCCGGCGGCAACGCCGGCGAGGGTGGCAGCGGCGGCACAGCGGGCGAGGGCGGCAGCGGCGGCACCGCCGGCGAGGGCGGCACCGGCGGCAGCGCCGGCCAGGGCGGCACGGGCGGCAGCGCCGGCGAGGGCGGCAGCGGCGGCGGAGATCCGACGGAATGCCACGACGACGCCGATTGCGCAGGGCTCGCAGTCGGCCAGTGCGTCGTCCCGCTCTGCAACGACGGAAGATTCGAGGGACCGATCGGCTCCTGCGTAGAGGTCGAGGCCGAGGTCGGAACCGCTTGTGACGACGGCCTCTTCTGCACCGTGGGCGACGCCTGCAACGAGGTAGGCGAGTGTGTCGGCACGATCCCCAACGACTGCGGCCTCGAGGCCACCGACTGCAGCGAGGTCTCCTGCGACGAGCTGAACGCGAGCTGCTCCCTCGTTCCCGTCGCAGACGGCACGAGCTGCGAGGCCGGCGACCTCTGCGAGATCGCGGCCTGCGAAGCCGGCGAGTGCGTGGTCACGCCGAAGGACTGCTCCGCGATGGGATCGGCCTGTTCGGTCGGCAGCTGCGATCCGGTGGACGGCTCCTGCGTCGCGGAGCTCGTCGAAGCGGGCACGTCGTGCTCGACCGACGAGACCGGGCAGTGCCGGTTGGCCACCTGCGACGGAGCGGGCGCCTGTGTCACGGAGCCTCTCGACGCGGGCACGTCGTGCTCGATCCCGGGCCTCGGCCAGTGCCAGGTCGCTGCCTGTGACGGCGATGGTGCCTGCGCCGCAGAGCCCCTCCCCGCCGGGACGTCGTGCTCGCTCGGCGGCCTCGGGCAGTGCCAGTTCGCCGCTTGCGATTCGGCCGGCGCGTGCGCGCCGCAGAACGTGGACGACCGTACCGCTTGCGACGACGGCAACCGGTGCACGGTCGCGGATGCTTGTGCGGCAGGCTCCTGCATCGGCACGTACGACGGGCCTGCATGTCTGGCAGCAGCGACCTACTACCTCGAGGGCTTCGAGGACTGCGGCAGCTCCGGCTGGACCTTCGCGGGACAGTGGGAGTGCGGGACGCCGGCATCCGGTCCGAACCGGGCCCGCACCGGCACCGGCGTCTTCGCGACGAACCTCGCGGGAAACTACGACGACTACGCGGAATTCGATTCCTCGATCGCTACGTCGCCGTCCATCGATCTCGGCAACGCGTCGAGCCCGGTCCTCACCTTCTGGGCGTGGGTTGACACCGAAGGCTCGTCGACCCTCTATGACGGATTCAACGTCAAGATCCGCCGGTCCGGCCAGACCAACTTCACCCTGGCGACTGCGGTGACGCCCCCGTACAGGAGCTCGATCGGCACGCCCAGCGAGATGGCCTGGGGCGGCTATTGGGCGGACCTTGGGTGGAGGCCGTACTCCGTCGATCTGAGCGCGTACGCGGGGGATTCGATCGAGGTGCGGTTCGCGTTCCGCTCCGATAGCGGCACGAACGCCGCCGGCGTGTACGTCGACGATCTCTCGATCACGGAGGCGAACGCGGCTCCGCTCGTGGTTGGAGATCTGGCGCTCCCTTCGGTCCTGTACACGGGCCGTTCCTTCTCCGCTCCGCTCGCGCTGGGGGCAGGGTCATCGGACGTCTCCTGGAGCATCGTCGAGGGCGAGAACCACGGCTGGCTCGACGTCGACGCGTCCACGGGGGTGGTGTCCGGTACGCCGTGGTCTAGCGACGTCGGCCCCGTCTCGATCACCGTCCGGGCCACGTCGAATGAGTTCCCGACCCACTATGCGGAAAGAACGTTCTCGACGAGGGTGGTCGACCTCGGCTCGAACCTCTTCTACTTCAGCGATTTCGAGTCGGATTGCTCGGAGTGGGCGCTCTCGGGCGACTGGGAATGCGGCGTGCCCTCTAACGTCGGACCCGCTGCTCCGTACTCCGGCCGGAACGTCCTCGCGACCGGGCTCGATTCGAACTACAGCGATAACCAGGACTACGATACGTCCACCGCGACCTCGCCCGCGATCGACCTCACGCAGGCGAGCCAGCCACGCCTTCGCTTCTGGGCGTGGATGAAGACCGAGGCGGGCTACGACGCCTTCAACGTCAAAGTCAGCACCGACGGGACCGACTTCACGCTGCTGACCGGAGTCGAGCCGCCGTACACGGAGACGATCGACGACGAGCTGGCCTGGGCGGGCGACCTCTCGTCGAACGGCTGGTACCCGATCGAGGTGGATCTGGGCGCCTACGTCGGCGAGACCATCACCCTGCGCTTCGCCTTCCGCAGCGACGGCGGCACCAGCTACGACGGCGTCTACATCGACGACATCGCGATCGTCGAGGCGGCCGCCGATCCCATATCCATCGTGGCCAACGGCCTGCCCGATGCCAACCTGGGAGCCTCCTACTTCGCGGTCCTCGGGAAGCACGGCGGATCGAACGACTCGCTGTGGAGCATCATCGGCGGGACGAACCACGAGTGGCTCTCGATCGATCCCGCGACCGGCGTCCTCTCGGGGACTCCGGCCGCGTCGAACGAGGGACCGGTCCAGGTGAGCGTTCGCGTCGAAGAGGAGTCGATGCCTTCGAACTTCGCCGTCGCGGACTTCGAATTCGAGGTCGCGGATGCTCCAACCGGTACGTACCTGGTCGACGACTTCGAGTCCTGTTCCCGGGGCTGGACCTTCAGGTCGGACTGGCAGTGCGGCACCCCGAGCGGGAACGGGCCGACCTGCCGCTCCGGAGCCAATTGCCTCGTGACCAACCTCACGGGCAACTACCACGACAACCTCGCCTGGGCGACCACCACGGCCGACTCCCCGACGATCGACTTGTCGAACGCCGATGAGCCGATGCTCCAGTTCTGGGCCTGGGTCCACACCGAGGGCCCGAGCTGGGATGTATTCAACGTAAAGGCCAGCACCGATGGCGGCAGGACCTGGACCCTCCTCACCGGCGTGACGCCCGACTTCGATGGGAGCGCCGGCGGCGAGAGCGGATGGGGCGGCGATCGATCGGAGGAGGGCTGGGTGCCGTACGCGGTGGATCTCTCCAGCTTCGCCGGTCAGCGGATCCTTCTCCGGTTCGCCTTCCGCACCGACGGCGGCGGGAACCGGCCCGGCATCTACATCGACGACCTGTCGGTGGTGGAGCGGTACCGGGATCCGCTCTCGATCCTCGATCCCGCAGAGCTCGGCAGGACGTTCGTGGGCCAGCCGTTCCTCTACAATCCCTCCAGGACCGGAGGCTCCACGGCGGCGGTCTGGTCCCTCGAAGACGCTCCCGCGTGGCTCCAGATCGATCCTGCGACGGGCGCCCTGTCCGGGACGGCTTCGGAGGGCGACCTCGGGACCAACGCCTTCACCCTCCGAGTGGAGGAGCCTCAGAACCCTGAGAACTTCGCGGAGAGGTCGGTTCGAGTGGAGGTCATTCAGCTCGAGCCCGGCCAGTTCGCCGATTTCGACTTCGACGGGACCGTCAACGGTTGGACGCTCGCCGGTGAGTGGGAGTGGGGCACGCCGTCCAATGTCGGTCCGTCGAGCTGCCACTCGGGCAGCGGCTGCATCGCGACCCGGATCGCCGGCGAATACGAGAACTACGCTTCGTACGACACGTCGACGGCGACCTCGCCGCCGATCGCCCTGACCGGCGCAATCGAGCCGACGATCACGTTCTGGGCATGGGTCCACACCGAGTCGGGGTACGACGCCTTCAACCTGAAGGTGAGCACGGACGGAGGCGCCACCTTTGCGCTGTTGGAGGACGTCAGCCCCTCCTACGACGGAACGGTCGACGACGAGCTGTCGTGGTACGGCGACAGGTCCAGCCTCGGCTGGCAGCGGTTCCAGGCTCGGCTCCCGAGCGCGTATGCGAACGAGACGATCCAGCTCCGCTTCGCCTTCCGATCCGATAGGAGCGGCACCTACCCCGGTGTGTACATCGACGATCTCAAGGTCGAGGAGCCTTGGTTCGATCCGGTCGCGATCATCACTTCGTACCTTCCCAACGGCTTCCCGAACCTGCCCTGGGTCGGCGCGTTGGCGAAGTCCGGAGGCACGGACGCCGCCGTCTGGAGCATCGTGAGCGGTCCTTCGTGGATGCAGATCGACGCTCGGACCGGAGTCCTGACCGGGACCCCGCCGAATCTCGGCGCCGAAACCGTCACCGTCCGGGTGGAGGAGACCTCCCGTCCCGAGAACTTCGCGGAGAGAACCTTCACCTTCGGCATCTTCGACCCCCCGACCGCTTCCTACTTCGAAGCCGATTTCACGGCAGCCGGCGGCTGGACCGTGGCAGGCGAGTGGGAGCGTGGCGTGGCGACGAGCGGCCCGGGTGCCTGCCGCTCGGGTGGCGAATGCATCGCCACGAGGCTCGCGGGCGACTACCACTCGAACGCCTCGTTCTCGACCTCGATCGCGACCTCTCCGACCATCGATCTCTCCGAGGCGGTGGCGCCGCAGGTCTCCTTCTGGGGCTGGATGGAGACGGAATCCTGCTGCGACGGCTTCAACCTGAAGATCAGCGTCGACGGCGGCCCCTTCAACCTCTTGACCGCCGTGTCCCCGGCCTACAACAAGACGTTGGACGATCAGCCGAGCTGGTCCGGCTCGACGGCGGGGTGGATGCGGTTCACCGCCGACCTCGGCGCCTATGCGGGCCACCAGATTGCGCTGCGCTTCGCATTCCGCTCGGACTACAGCAACGAATACGCCGGCATCTACATCGACGATCTGGTCGTGCAGACCAGGGGCCTCGAGGCGCTGTCGATATACGCCCTCGACCTCCCGGCGCGGCTGCCCGTTGGCGTTCCGCTCTCGTCGCGATTCGGGCAAGACGGTGGGACCGCCAGCTCGATCTGGACGTTCACCCCATTGGAGAACGCGTCCTGGCTCACCTTCGATCCCGCCGCACGGACGGTCTCGGGCACTCCCGCCGAAGCCGACGCGGGACCGGTGTCGTTCACGCTCCGCGTCGAGGAGCCCGCGTTCCCCTCGAACTTCGCCGAGGAGACCTTCAGCTTCGATGTCGTTTCCCTCGCCTCGGGCGTCTCGTTCCTCGAAGACTTCGAGGGCGGCGACGGGTGGACGCTCCGAGGCGACTGGGAGATCGGAACGCCCTCCAACGTGGGGCCGGCATCGTGCCACTCGGGCACGAGCTGCCTCGCGACCAAGCTCGACCGGGTCGCTACGGACGGGCTCTCGCTCACCGAGAACTACGTGGAATCTCCGCTCATCGTCGTTCCGGCCGGAGCGCCGTCCAAGCTCACCTTCTGGGCATGGATCGAGACCTCCAACGCCCGGTACTCCTGGTTCCAGGCTCAGATCCTGCGGCTCGGAGAGTCGACCTACCGAGTCCCCTCCGCCGCAGCGGTCTCGCCGGCCTACGTGAACTCCGAGAACAACGGCGCATGGGGTGGCGATCTGAGCCAGCTCGGGTGGCGGAAGTACTCGATCGATTTGTCGGCCTATACAGGCCAGACGGTTCAGGTGGCGTTCATGCTGGATACCTCCAGCAGCGCGGGAGTCGGCGCCTACGTGGACGACGTGGTCGTCGAGCTGGCCTCCCAGGCCAGCGAGCCGTCGATCGTGGAGGACCTGCTGGCGGATGCCTACGTCGGCGTGCCCTACACCCAGCGGATGACCCGCACCCAGGGGCCGCCCTCCGTCATCTGGAGCATCGTCGGCGGCTCCAACCACTTGTGGCTCTCGATCGATCCGGCCTCCGGTGTGCTCACCGGTACGCCGACCTTCGGCGACCTCGGGCCGGTCTCGGTCGTCGTCCGGGCGGAGGATCCGAGCGATCCTTCCGCTGGCGACGAGCGGGAGCTCGTATTCGAGGTGAGCGGCGCGACGGTCTACTACTCCACCGGCTTCGAGGACTCCTGTCCGAACGGCTGGACGCTCACGGGCGACTGGGAATGCGGCACGCCCTCCTCGGTGGGCCCGTCGACGTCCTTCGGTGGCGACCAGTGCCTCGCCACGAAGCTCGAGGGCAACTATTCGAGCAGCATGTCCTACGCCACTTCCAATGCGACCTCGCCTGAGATCGACCTGACGAGCGCCATCTCGCCGATCCTCCATTTCCGGATGTGGACCGACACCGAGGGGCAGACCTGGGATGGCGCCAACCTGAAGGTGTCGGGCAACGGAGGATCGTTCGAGGAGCTGACGGACGTGGCGCCCGACTATCCGTTCACGATCAAGGACGAAAGGGCCTGGGGTGGCGATCACACCGGGGCTGGGTGGCGGCTCGTTCAGGTCGACCTGTCCGCCTTCAGCGGACAGGTGGTGCAGATCCAGTTCGGCAATGCGAGCGACGGCGGGGCCGAGTACTCCGGCGTCTACGTCGATGATCTCGTAATCGCCGAGGCCGACTGA